A window from Schistosoma haematobium chromosome 1, whole genome shotgun sequence encodes these proteins:
- the NUFIP1_1 gene encoding nuclear fragile X mental retardation protein interacting protein 1, variant 2 (EggNog:ENOG410VCWN~COG:K) has protein sequence MELPPFELLYTTSDILNELETALEELDQSKLFKDVGRRRRRRRNGGLYGVGFEAEDPDYYNPVGICCDIAFYTNEEYKRHLDNHVKCPVEGCPFTSHQKAMRVHQEVIHNSGLFNVIYRETCDKSVKVWRESRKRNYPTMERVEAKKKLIEERIERGEIFETPQFGSMNKPNSNVLRSSQIGEVNASSNKMSTSSKKTSKTSKQCQTNSPSPVVTNQESSIRLVPTDYDSESTDNDNITVKDKSSCDITDPTTEPVEKLNNTSSSRRRKRGRKQKGDKTNDNPDKENTENSQDDPFASHPLVKLQVKRRQCLSDIHRIHSRPTLLQMLLAEDIRKERNQLMQCIRYIVNENFFQV, from the exons ATGGAACTACCACCTTTTGAATTACTTTATACTACGTCAGATATACTTAATGAATTAGAAACTGCACTTGAAGAGTTGGATCAAAGCAAGCTTTTCAAAGATGTGGGAAGGCGTAGACGTCGGAGGAGAAACGGAGGACTATATGGTGTAGGGTTTGAAGCAGAAGATCCCGATTATTATAATCCAGTGGGGATATGCTGTGATATCGCCTTCTACACTAATGAAGAATATAAAAGACATTTAGATAATCATGTTAAA TGTCCTGTTGAGGGCTGCCCATTTACGTCACATCAGAAAGCAATGCGTGTCCATCAGGAAGTG ATTCACAATAGTGGTTTGTTTAATGTCATCTACCGTGAAACTTGCGATAAGTCAGTAAAAGTTTGGAGAGAAAGCCGTAAACG AAATTATCCAACTATGGAGCGAGTTGAAGCGAAAAAAAAGCTTATTGAAGAACGTATAGAGCGAGGAGAAATATTTGAGACACCTCAATTCGG TTCGATGAACAAACCGAATTCAAATGTCCTACGTTCATCACAAATAGGTGAAGTCAATGCTTCATCTAACAAA ATGTCAACTTCGTCGAAAAAAACTAGTAAAACTTCAAAACAATGTCAAACAAATAGTCCCAGTCCAGTCGTTACAAATCAAGAATCTAGCATACGCTTAGTTCCTACGGATTACGACAGTGAAAGCACAGATAATGACAATATTACTGTTAAAGATAAATCTTCCTGTGATATAACCGATCCTACTACAGAACCTGTGGAAAAG CTCAATAATACTTCAAGCAGTCGACGTCGAAAACGCGGACGAAAGCAAAAGGGCGACAAGACCAATGATAATCCAGATAAAGAAAATACTGAGAATTCTCAAGATGATCCATTCGCATCGCATCCTTTAGTGAAGCTACAAGTTAAACGACGACAATGTCTAAGTGACATTCATCGTATACATAGTCGTCCAACGCTACTACAGATG TTATTAGCTGAAGATATTCGAAAAGAACGTAATCAACTTATGCAATGTATTCGTTACATTGTTAATGAGAATTTCTTTCAAGTATAA
- the NUFIP1_1 gene encoding nuclear fragile X mental retardation protein interacting protein 1, variant 3 (EggNog:ENOG410VCWN~COG:K) has translation MERVEAKKKLIEERIERGEIFETPQFGSMNKPNSNVLRSSQIGEVNASSNKMSTSSKKTSKTSKQCQTNSPSPVVTNQESSIRLVPTDYDSESTDNDNITVKDKSSCDITDPTTEPVEKLNNTSSSRRRKRGRKQKGDKTNDNPDKENTENSQDDPFASHPLVKLQVKRRQCLSDIHRIHSRPTLLQMLLAEDIRKERNQLMQCIRYIVNENFFQV, from the exons ATGGAGCGAGTTGAAGCGAAAAAAAAGCTTATTGAAGAACGTATAGAGCGAGGAGAAATATTTGAGACACCTCAATTCGG TTCGATGAACAAACCGAATTCAAATGTCCTACGTTCATCACAAATAGGTGAAGTCAATGCTTCATCTAACAAA ATGTCAACTTCGTCGAAAAAAACTAGTAAAACTTCAAAACAATGTCAAACAAATAGTCCCAGTCCAGTCGTTACAAATCAAGAATCTAGCATACGCTTAGTTCCTACGGATTACGACAGTGAAAGCACAGATAATGACAATATTACTGTTAAAGATAAATCTTCCTGTGATATAACCGATCCTACTACAGAACCTGTGGAAAAG CTCAATAATACTTCAAGCAGTCGACGTCGAAAACGCGGACGAAAGCAAAAGGGCGACAAGACCAATGATAATCCAGATAAAGAAAATACTGAGAATTCTCAAGATGATCCATTCGCATCGCATCCTTTAGTGAAGCTACAAGTTAAACGACGACAATGTCTAAGTGACATTCATCGTATACATAGTCGTCCAACGCTACTACAGATG TTATTAGCTGAAGATATTCGAAAAGAACGTAATCAACTTATGCAATGTATTCGTTACATTGTTAATGAGAATTTCTTTCAAGTATAA
- the NUFIP1_1 gene encoding nuclear fragile X mental retardation protein interacting protein 1 (EggNog:ENOG410VCWN~COG:K), protein MSTSSKKTSKTSKQCQTNSPSPVVTNQESSIRLVPTDYDSESTDNDNITVKDKSSCDITDPTTEPVEKLNNTSSSRRRKRGRKQKGDKTNDNPDKENTENSQDDPFASHPLVKLQVKRRQCLSDIHRIHSRPTLLQMLLAEDIRKERNQLMQCIRYIVNENFFQV, encoded by the exons ATGTCAACTTCGTCGAAAAAAACTAGTAAAACTTCAAAACAATGTCAAACAAATAGTCCCAGTCCAGTCGTTACAAATCAAGAATCTAGCATACGCTTAGTTCCTACGGATTACGACAGTGAAAGCACAGATAATGACAATATTACTGTTAAAGATAAATCTTCCTGTGATATAACCGATCCTACTACAGAACCTGTGGAAAAG CTCAATAATACTTCAAGCAGTCGACGTCGAAAACGCGGACGAAAGCAAAAGGGCGACAAGACCAATGATAATCCAGATAAAGAAAATACTGAGAATTCTCAAGATGATCCATTCGCATCGCATCCTTTAGTGAAGCTACAAGTTAAACGACGACAATGTCTAAGTGACATTCATCGTATACATAGTCGTCCAACGCTACTACAGATG TTATTAGCTGAAGATATTCGAAAAGAACGTAATCAACTTATGCAATGTATTCGTTACATTGTTAATGAGAATTTCTTTCAAGTATAA